The region AACGGCTCCCTTCATGCACTTTGAAAACAGGGCTCCGGCAAAGGCTCCCACGCACATAAAGCCTGCGTGGCCCAGACTCAGCTCTCCCAGGATGCCCACGGTCAGGTTCAGGGAAACAGCCATGATGACGTAGATACAGAAAGGAACCAGCAGTCCTTTCATAAGGCTGGATATATGTCCTGTTCCCACCAGAACCTGCATGATGATATAGGCAGCCACCACCATGCCGTATGTAATCATATTATTTATGAATATCTTTCGTTTCGCGTTGCTCTTCATACCGGCACCTACACTTTCTCATTAATCTTCTTGCCCAGAATACCGGTAGGCTTCACCAGAAGCACGATAATCAGGACGGAAAACACAATGGCATCTGACATCTGTGAGGATATGTATGCCTTGGACAGAATCTCAATGACGCCCAGCAGGATACCGCCGATAAAGGCGCCGGGAATGGAGCCGATTCCTCCGAATACAGCCGCAACAAAGGCTTTGATACCCGGCATGGAACCAGTATAGGGAGTAAGGGACGGATACGCGGAGCAGAGCAGCACGCCCGCTATGGCGGCCAGTGCGGAGCCAATGGCAAATGTAAGGGCAATTGTGCCGTTTACATTGATTCCCATAAGGGTGGCAGCACCCCTGTCCTCAGAAACCGCCAGCATGGCCTGCCCGGCCTTGGACTTGTTGATAAACGCAGTGAGTCCAATCATGATGATGACACAGGAAAGGATGGTGACAACGGTCTCCCCTGTAATGGTCATCTCTCCTCCTGCCAGCTTAATGGCAGGCAGAGTCACCACAGAGGTGAAGGACTTGGTATCTGCCCCAAAGATAAGAAGGGCAACATTCTGCAGCAGGTAGCTGACACCGATTGCCGTAATGAGAACCGCGAGAGGAGAGGCGCCGCGCAGGGGCTTATAAGCAATCCGTTCAATGGTCATGCCCAACAGCGTACATACGGCCACCGCAAGGAGAACCCCCGCCATGGGCGGCAATCCCATTGTGCTGACCGTGACAAACACCACGTAGCTGCCTATCATAATAACATCGCCATGAGCGAAATTCAGCATCTTGGCAATGCCGTAAACCATTGTATATCCAAGCGCGATGATGGCATATACACTGCCCAGGCTGATGCCGTTAATCAAATAGTTAATAAAGCCCATACCTACACCTCTTCGTCTGAAGTCTTTTTTAGTTTATCGCTATAAAGCGACAGATTATTCAAAATTATATCATATATCGTTAATCGGATAGGGGAGATTTTAACCTCCCCTTCCACACCACGTAGCGTACCGTTCGGTACTACGCGGTTCAATAGTTTACTCGGACTTTCAGATAGTGGGCAGTCATATCGGGATAACCAAGTCTGTCCACTATGATTCTTTTGGTGAGTGCCGAGTTGAGCATTCCCGCCGCTCTCCACACTCCCTTTCGGCAGTTCGCCATCTCATGCACCTTCCACTCTGGTAAATGTAACGCCCGCAACATTTTATATCTTGTGCGTACCTTCTTCCATTGTTTCCAGTACACCGCTCGGATTCTGTGGCGCAGCCACTCATCCGTCTGTTCCATCAGGCTTTTCATGTCTGCATATCGATAATAGTTAATCCATCCCCTTGCATAGCTTCGGAGTTTTTCTTCCCTCTCCTGATTGCTCCATTTGTTCCCTCTGGTTGTCAGCTCCCGTATCCGGTTCTTCATTTTTGCCACCGACTTCGGGTGTATCCTCATGCGGCATTTCCCTTTATGCCGGTAAAAGCCGTAGCCCAGGTATTTTATCTTGCTGACGTGGCTCACTGTCGTTTTCTGAAGATTGACTTTCAGAAACAGTTTTCCTGTGATGAATGGCACAATGTTTTCCATCGTCCTCTCTGCGCTTTTCCTGCTTTTGCACAGAATCAGGCAGTCATCCGCATACCTCACATACTTGTGTCCCCTGCGCTCCAGTTCCTTGTCCAACTCATTCAGCATGACATTTCCACATAAGGGACTTAGCGGGCCTCCCTGCGGCACGCCCTCGGTCGTTGCGTGAAATCCTCCGTCCTCCATTACTCCGGCTTTCAGGTACTTGTGTATCAGCGAGATTACCCTCCCGTCCTTCACCGTCCTCGACAGCACCTCTATCAGCTTGCTGTGGTTCACCGTGTCAAAGTAGGATTGTAAATCCATGCTGACCACGTAGACATATCCCTCGTTGATATATTTCCTACATCTTTCCAGTGCGTCATGCGCCCCTCTGCCGGGACGGAATCCGATGCTGTTGTCAGAGAACTGTTCTTCATATAAGGGCGTCAGTTCCTGTGCGATTGCCTGTTGGATTACCCTGTCTACCACTGTGGGTATCCCCAGTTTCCTTGTTTTTCCTTTCTCCTCTTTGGGTATTTCTACCCTTCGGACTGGGTTTGGCTTGTATTTGCCTTCCCTCACCTGCTCGACCAATTCGGACTGGTGTTCTCTCAGGTAGGGTAGAAGTTCATCCACCTGCATTCCGTCAATCCCACCAACGCCTTTGTTCGTTTTGACCTTCTTATAGGCGGCATTTAGATTGTCGCTTCTAAGAATCGTATCTAGCAGGTTGTCCGTCCGAAAGTCCGTGTTGGTGTCGGGGTTCCCGGTAATCCTTTCATGGGCGTACTCTCCTGTTTCCCTTCCCTGTTCCGCAGGTATCTCTCGCAGGTAGTCCTCAATATGAAGTTGTCTGTACTTAATTCCATGTCCGGTTTCCATTTGGTAACGACACCTCCTACTGTTCAGTCCTTCCCGGTGCGTTTGCGACCGCCCGGTACTATGACCTCTGCTGACTTCTCACGGCAGGCTTTACTCCGTGACAGCGAATGTTTTATCGCCACTTTCACGTCCGTGAGACCTCCCCGGGTACTCACACGTTCTTTCCCACTTATACCTGCCCCGTTTACTGCTGGCGTTCCGTGCAGTTATTGGACTTTAGTTTGTTAGGCAACCTCATCCACGCTTCACAGCCTATCCGGACAACTTTTACAGGCCAGTGGTTTGCCTCCGGCTTCCTTCAGACCCCACCTCACGATGACGCCCTTGCCATTGGCTGCACCCTTCCCACTGCCGGGCGGGTCAGGGACTTTCACCCGTTAGAACGTGCGCCCGCCGGGCGCACCTATAAACAAGAGGGTTGTCATAGTGACAACCCTCTGTTGGGTTTTCTGGTTGGTTCTGTCCGGATTCAAAGGACTGCTGATTACATTGCAGTGTAAGCTCCGTCCGCTACCTTAACAGCCTTTGGTGCCTTGTGAGGCTCACCGTCCTCTGTCCAGGTCATGCCCTCGCCGGTCAGGCCGTCTAATTTGATGTTCAGCATAGATGCCTTTAACGCATCGCAAATCGTGCCGGCGTCTGCATCAGGAGTTACATTGGCATCTTCAATGGCAGCCTTGATAGCGTAGATCGCATCGTACGCGTCTGCCGCGAACTGGACCGGAACCTCGTTGTAAGCAGCCTTGTAGCTGTCTACGAACTTAACGGTCAGGTCGTCGGTTGCATCTGCTGCGAATGGTGTCAGGAGCATAAGTCCCTCTGCCAGCTTGGTGTCAAAATTCTCAACCTGAAGGATACCGTCCATACCGTCGCATCCAAAGAACTGGGGAGCAAATCCCATGGTGCTGGCCTGCTGAAGAATCAGGGAAGCCTCGGTATAGTAGATTGGCAGGAATACCAGCTCGGCGCCCGCATCCTTGGACTTCTGTAACTGGGTGGAAAAATCCTTGTTGCTGTCAGCGGTAAAGGCCTCGGCTGCAACAATCTCTATTCCCTGGTTTGCGGACTCTTCCACGAACTTCTCATAGATACCGCTGGAATATACGTCGGAGCTGTCATAGATAACAGCGACCTTGGAAGCCAGCTTGTTCTCGCCTATGTATTTAGCGGATGCAGCGCCCTGGTCCGGATCGGAGAAGCAGATACGGAATACGTTGGGGTTAGCCGCACACTCGACAGCGGAACCGGATGGTGTAATCTGGAACATGTTGTCAGCTGCGGTCTTGTCCGCAACTGCGATACATGGAGCGGAGGTTACCGTGCCCATCAGCACCTGCATACCCCAATCCTTTAATGTATTATAAGCATTGACAGACTTCTCTGCATCATGCTCGTCATCCTGGAAATTGAATTCAATCTGTGCGCCGTTTATTCCTCCGGCCTCATTGATTTCCTTTACTGCCAGTTCTGCGCCGTGCTGTACAGCCACGCCGTACACAGCCGCGCCGCCGGTCACAGGGCCGATGCCGCCAATTTTGAACACGCCGCCTGCCGCAGTGGTATCTGCTGCCTCACTTCCCTCTGCTTTTGCGTCTGCCGCAGTAGTTTCCGCTGCCTTTGTGGTCTCTGCCGTATTGGAACCGCCGCATGCTGTCAATGACATAGCCATAACGGCCGCCAGGCCCAGACTTAAAAATCTCTTCTTCATAATTAGCTCCTCCTCTTGCCTTTAAAATATAAAGCTTTCTATATTATAGGTAGTCCGGGTGGGTTTGTCAATCGTTTCATGAAAATTATGGTTTATTTTTGATGATTTGCCGAAAAATTAGAGCAAAAGCAGGTATAATCCGCCAAAAACAGGCTATTTTTTAGGGGAAGGGCACCATTTCTGGTTCCTTTCCCCTATTTTTTATTCCTCTGCCCACTCTAAATCCGAGTTTTCGATACGCTTATCCCTAAGCATCAGCTCCAGGACCGCTTCCTTTGCGGGCATGCCTCCGAACAGGATGGCATTGACCTGTTCCACGATTGGCATGGACACCTCGTACTGCTGTGACAGCGCCAGAGCCGCCCTGGCGGAATATACGCCTTCCACCACCATCTTCACCTCTGCCATGGCTTCCTCCATGGTACGGCCCTGGCCAATCAGTATGCCGGCCCTGCGGTTGCGGCTGTGCATGCTGGCGCAGGTCACAATCAAGTCCCCGATGCCTGTAAGCCCGGCAAATGTCTCCATCCGTCCGCCCATGTCAATGCCCAGGCGGGATATCTCCGCGATTCCTCTGGTAATGAGGGCTGCCTTGGTGTTGTCACCGTATCCCAGGCCGTCGGCCATACCGGCGGCCAGGGCAATCACATTCTTAAGGGCTCCTCCCAGCTCGATTCCCAGCACATCCGGGCTGGTATACACGCGGAACACTTCGCTCATAAAGATTCCCTGGACAAATTCAGCCACGCTGCGTTTATGAGCGCCCGCCACACATGTGGTGGGAAGTCCCCTGCTCACTTCCTCCGCATGGCTGGGTCCGGAAAGGACTGTCACCTCCGCCTCCGGCAGCTCCTCCTCAATTATCTGGGACAGGGTCATGAGGCTCTTTTCCTCGATTCCCTTTGCCACATTGGTTATCACCTGGCCCTGCTTTATGTAGGCCCTCATCCTTTGTGATGTCTGCCTCACAAAAACCGAGGGAACAGCAAGTACCAGAAGGTCCTTGTCCCTCATAGCCTCCTCAAGGTCATCCGTAAGCCCGATTGCTTCCGGGATCCTTACCTCAGAAAGGTTGCGATGGATACGCGTATCCTTTAGTTCCGCTATCTCCTGCGGGATGGCGGACCATATCTGTACCGTATGTCCATTGCCGTTAAGTAAAACTGACAGGGCCGTACCCCAAGTACCTGATCCGATTACACCGATTGATGCCATAACCTCACCGTCCATTAATTGTTTTTTACTGTCCTTTGTATACTACTCTGTCTTTTTCTTAGCGCCTACCTTGTTCTCCCTGCCCTGTGCCAGCCTGACGATATTCGCCCTGTGCCTCCAGAAAGCCATGGCCGCTATCACCGCGGAAACAGCGTAGAACTGGGGTCTGGCCTCGGGTACGAGCCCGTAAGCCCCCAAATGGCCGAAATAGATGTTCCAGCACAGGAAAATAGCGGACACCACCAGGGAGCCCAGGGACACATACCTGGTCACTGCCACGATGAGCACAAAGACCAGCAGGCAGACAGCCGTCAGCCGCCAGTCCAGTGAAAACATGATCCCTGCTGTCGCCGCAATTCCCTTACCGCCCTTAAACTTAAGATAAAAAGGAAAATTATGGCCCAATATGACGCCGAAGCCCGTACAGAGTATCAGCACATAGATATACCCCGGCTGGGACCGGAAAAGAATCCTTACCAGGAAGCAGGGTATCACCGTTTTCAGGAAATCACCCATGAATACAATGAGACCTGCCTTTACTCCCATGACGCGCAGCGCGTTGGTACTCCCCGAATTGCCGCTGCCGTGCTGGCGTATATCAATTCCCTTGGACTTGCCGTAAATGAAACCGGTCTGGAATAAACCAAAAACATATCCCATGACCAAACATATAATCTGTTCCACTCCTTAATCCCCCTTTTCTTACACTTATTGCTCTTTTCCTCTTCGTTCCCTGACAAGAAATTTTAAGGATGTGCCCTTAAAGCCGAAGGCATTTCTGATCTGGTTCTCCAGATACCTGGTATAAGAAAAATGCATCAGCTCCTTGTCATTGACAAAGATCACAAAGGTAGGAGGCTTTACCGCCACTTGGGTCATATAGTAAATCTTAAGCCGTTTTCCCTTGTCTGAAGGCGGCTGCTGCATGGCCACTGCCTCTGTCATGATTTCATTGAGAACGCCGGTGGCCACCCTCAGGTTCTGGTTCTGGCGCACCACGTCAATCATCTCAAAAAGCTTGGTGAGACGCTGTCCCGTTGCCGCGGATATAAAAAGGAATTCCGCGTAAGGGATGAAGGAGAGGATCTCCTTGATTTTCCTGGTATATTCATATATGGTCTTGTCCGTTTTCTCGATGGCATCCCACTTATTTACGGCCACAATGATTCCCTTGCCCCTCTCATGGGCGATTCCGGCAATCTTGGCATCCTGCTCCGTGACGCCTTCTGTTGCGTCTATGACCACAACCACCACATCGGCCCGTTCCACAGCGGACACGGTGCGGATGATGCTGTAGCGCTCCAGTTCTTCCTTTATCTTGCTCTTGCGGCGCAGGCCGGCCGTATCTATGAATACATAAGGCGTGCCTTCATGGATAACCTCCGTATCCACCGCATCCCTGGTGGTGCCCGCTATATCCGACACAATGACACGGTTCTCACCCAGAAGCTTATTTATAATGGAAGACTTTCCCACATTCGGCTTGCCTACCACGGCAATCCTTGGCCGCTCGTCCTCCTCTTCCTCCATCTGCTCCGAGTCAAAGTGCTTCACCACCTCGTCCAGCAGATCACCGATTCCCAGCCGTGAAGCAGCCGACACAGCGATGGGATCTCCGATTCCCAGATTGTAAAACTCGTAGACGTCATTGCCGTACTTGGCAACGCTGTCCACCTTGTTCACAGCCAGCACCACCGGCTTGTGGGACTTGCGCAGCAAATCAGCCACCTTTGAATCCGCGTCCACCAGTCCCTGGCGCACATCCACGATAAAAACAATCACATCCGCGGTGGAAATGGCAATCTCCGCCTGCTCGCGCATCTGGGACAGGATGATATCCTTGGAATCCGGCTCAATGCCGCCGGTGTCAATCAGCGTGAAATTCATATTCAGCCATTCGCAGTCCGCGTAAATCCGGTCCCTGGTCACGCCCGGCGTGTCCTTTACAATGGAAATGGTATCTCCTGCTATGACATTAAACAACGTAGACTTTCCCACATTGGGCCTGCCTACGATTGCAACTATTGGTTTGCTCATGTTTATAACCTCCTCATTAATGACCTTACGTCACATCTGCCTGCGCACAATCCGGTACTCATCATCGGACTGGTAATAAGGACATGCGTTTACGGTACCTCTCAAAAAGCGCCCCATCTCATCCTCATCCAGATTCACTTCACAGACATAGTAATCATTTTCCTCATCATATACGTAATTGCCGCAGCACTCGCAGCTGGTCTTTCTGTTCTTTTCCGGTTTCATATGAATCCATATCCTTTAACACAAATTCTTCGCATCCGCTTGATTTTACTATACCGGACCTGACTTGTAAAGCACTTTCTTATTAACCTCTATCATAGCAATATAACTTATTTTTGTAAATGCAAAGTTAATTTTCTAAAAATGTTTCTGAAAATTTCTTGTTTTTTTTGACGAAATTATATCAACCCCTTGACCCGGTCAGACGGAAATGGTATAAATCATATGTGATATTTTCAAACAAATGATGATTTCAAAGGAGCAAAGCTATCATGGCTAACAATTTTGTATTCAAAGATTCCCTTCCCGTAGCGCCTTTAAAAATCGCCGCACTGGAAAGCTGTAAGAATCTTGCAGCCAAGGTGAACGACCATATTGTACAATTCAGGCGCAATGATATAGAGGAACTGATGCGCCGCAAGGAGGACCTTCACTACCGCGGTTATGACGTGGATTCCTATCTGCTTCACTGCAGCTGTCCCAGATTCGGAACAGGCGAGGGCAAGGCCGTCATCAATGAATCCGTAAGAGGCACAGATGTTTTTGTCATGGTGGATGTGATGAATTACAGCATTCCCTATACGGTAAGCGGTTATACCAACCATATGTCGCCGGACGACCATTTTCAGGATTTGAAGCGGATTATCGGGGCCTGCTCCGCCACTGCCCACAGGGTCAATGTGGTCATGCCCTTCCTATATGAAAGCCGCCAGCACAAGCGCAGCAAACGCGAGTCCCTGGACTGCGCCATGGCTTTAGAGGAGCTGGCAGCCTTGGGTGTGGAAAACATCATCACCTTTGACGCCCACGACCCGCGGGTACAGAACGCCATCCCGCTGATTGGCTTTGACAATTTCATGCCCACGTATCAGTTTGTAAAGGCCCTCTTTTTCCATGATTCCAACATCCGTATTGATAAAGAACACTTAATGGTCATCAGCCCGGACGAGGGCGCCATGAACCGCGCCGTATACCTTGCCAACAACCTGGGTGTGGACATGGGTATGTTCTATAAGCGCAGGGATTATTCCCAGGTAATCGGCGGACGCAACCCAATCGTGGCCCATGAATTCCTGGGTTCTTCCGTAGAAGGAAAGACCGTACTTATCATCGACGATATGATATCCTCCGGCGAAAGCATGCTGGATACCTGCAAGGAGTTAAAGGAACACAAGGCTGACAAGGTCATTGTATGCTGTACCTTCGGTCTCTTCACCAACGGCCTTGAGAAATTTGACGAGTACTACCACCAGGGATATCTGGATTATGTCATCACCACCAACCTGAATTACCGCACCCAGGAACTGATTGACAGAGAGTGGTATCTGGAAGCCGACATGAGCAAATACCTGGCCGCTGTCATCAACTCCATGAACCATGACCGCTCCATCAGCGCCTCCCTTTCTCCCACGGAGAAGATTCAGAAGCTGGTCCAGAAGCATCAGAACGGCGGATACGAGTATTTCCAGAAGCTTGTATAAAACCCTGTCATCCATGTAGAAGAATCAATACCGAGGAATTAATACAGGAAAATCAATATTCAAAAATGCACGGTCCGCGGCAGCGAAATGCCCACCGAAAGGGACTGTGCATTTTTTTGTTTCTCTCGATTGTCACACCAGGTTCCATGCGGCGGTACTTCCATGGCAGCCAGCTGTTCCTGCTGCATGGTCTCAAAATATCCGCCTCCCATAATGTCCCAGTACATCCGGCTGCGCTCCATCCGCTGTTCCAGAACAGGCCATGCTACCTAAGGCACAGAAACGCCGCCAGGTTTCCCCGCTCCTCCCCCACCTTCCTGTGAGAAAAGAGGTAATCGCTGTTGCACATGGTACAAATATTAGTAATATGAATATTCTCCCGACGTATGCCCGCCTCACGGAAAATGATTTCATTGGCCTTCCACAAATCCAGCTGGTACTTTCCGGGTCTTTTTCCCTGGCAATAGAGTTCTTCCCAGTATTCCGGCTCAAAGGCTTTCCTGAATTCCTCCACCACTTCACCGCCCACTTCAAAGCATTCCCGGCAGATGCTGGGGCCCACACATGCAATCAGATCCCCCGGCTTTGTGCCAAAGGCTTCCTTCATGGCATCCACCGTCACCTGGCCCATACGTTTAACCGTCCCTCTCCATCCGGAGTGGCTGAGCCCGATGGCCCTGTTCACCGGGTCCAGAAGGTACAGGGGCACACAGTCCGCATAAAAGGTCACCAGGGTAAGCCCCGGCACATCGGTAATCAGGCCGTCGATGTCCCTGTAATCCCTTTCCCTTACAACGCCCTTTCCCGCATCCTCCTGTGTCACCCGGCGCAGGTTGACCGTATGTGTCTGGTGGGACACCACCATTCGGTCCCGCTCCACTCCCAGGGCAGCTGCCATACGCGTAAAGTTTTCCAGCACATCTTCCGCCGCGTCTCCCCTGCTGTAAGAGAAATTCATGGTGGAGAACTTTCCCCTGCTGGCTCCGCCCATGCGGGTGGAAAAACCATTGACCGCCAGTCCGGTATCATCCAGCGCCTTAAATGAGAGATAGGGAACGCCCGTACTGTCTTTTATGTCAAATACGTGAGACTTGTTCTTATAGCTCCAGTTTATATCCATAACACCATTGCCTCCTTATATTCAAAATGCATCCTGTATCAGCTCAATGTCACTGCCCAGAATTCCTACCACGTCAAACCGGCAGGGAACATCTGCGCCCATTCCATGGCTGTACAGATAAAAGGCCGCTGCCCGCCGTATCCTCTCCTGCTTCCTTGCGTCAACAGCCTCTGCCGGGCTTCCCATGGACAGCCCGGAACGGTATTTAACCTCCGCGAAAACAAGATATATGCCATGGCGGCAAATCAAATCAATTTCTCCCTGGCGGCAACGGAAATTCCGTTCCAGCACGCGGTAACCCTTACTTGTTAAAAAAACAGCCGCTGTTTCCTCATAACGGCTGCCTGTCTGTCTCTTATTCATATGTATCCGCCTGTTCCTATGTATCCGCCTGTTCCTATGTATCCGCCTGAACAATATTTCTGATAAAGCTTCTCCTGTGAATGGGGCAGGGACCAAGCTCCCTGATGGCAGCTATGTGGGCCGCCGTCCCGTATCCCTTGTGTTTGGCGAATCCATATCCCGGAAACAGTTCCTCATACCCGGCCATCATATGGTCCCTGGTGACCTTTGCCAGGACGCTGGCCGCCGCTATGGACAGGCTCTTTGCGTCCCCCTTAATAATAGGCACCTGCACCGCATCCAGCCCGGGAATGGTGACAGCGTCGTTGAGAAGTATTTCCGGCTTCACGGCAAGGCCCTTCACAGCCTCCCTCATGGCCTCATAGGTAGCCTGAAGAATATTGATTTCGTCAATCCTGGCAGGAGTTGCCAGGCCCACATTCCATGCAACAGCCTTTTCCTTTATCTCTAGGAACAGCTCCTCCCGGCGTTTCTCCGACAGCTTCTTGGAATCGTTGAGATACAGGATGCGGCATCCCTTTGGCAGCACCACGGCTCCTGCTGCCACCGGTCCTGCCAAAGGTCCCCGTCCGGCTTCATCAATGCCGCAGATATAAGTGTATGCGTCATATTCCTTCTCGTATTCCGCCATGGCCTCCAGACGGGCCATTTCCTGCTCCAGCTTTTCTCCCTTTAGCACCCTTGCAGCCATTGTCATCCCACCTTGTCCTTTTGATTCTCCGGCTCCTCTAACGTGATCCGTCCCAGCTTTCCCGCCCTGAAATCATCCAGAAGCAGGGCTGCCGCCCTGGACACATCCAGATCCCCGCCTTTTAACAGGCAGGCCCGGACCCTGGCAATTTCCTCCAGGATAAATGCCGCTTCCTTTCCCTCCGTCTCCAGGCCAAACCGTTCAGACAGCACCTGAGGATAACGCTTTTTCAAAAAGCGTATGAGCTCCCAGGCCAGCTCGTCTTTGTTGAGAATCTGGTCATTGATGGAGCCGATGAGAGCCAGCTTAAGGCCCACCTGCTGGTCCTCAAATCTGGGCCACAGGATACCGGGGGTGTCCAAAAGCTCCAGCGTCTTATTCAGGCGTATCCACTGGTTTCCCTTGGTGACGCCGGGCTTGTTGCCAGTCTTGGCGCAGGCCTTTCCCGCGAAGGAATTGATGAAGGTGGACTTACCCACATTGGGAATCCCCACCACCATGGTACGGATGGGACGGTTGAGTATGCCCCTGCGCCGGTCCCTCTCTATCTTTTCCTTACAGGCATCCTGGATTACGGACTGCACCTGCTTAAGTGTTCCCTTGTTCCTGGCATCAATCTTCACCACATGAATGCCCTTGTCCTCAAACCAGGCTGCCCAGCGGGCAGTCTGCCCCTCGTCCGCCAGGTCCGATTTGTTGAGAAGCACCATCCTGGCCTTGCCCGCGCCCAGGTCATCAATGTCCGGGTTCCGGCTGGAAAGGGGAACCCTGGCGTCTACCAGCTCTATTACCAGGTCAATAAGCTTCATATCTTCCTTCATGGCCCGCTTTGCCTTGGTCATATGACCAGGATACCACTGAATGTTCATATTTGTAAACTCCTGTTCTATCTTGAATGAATGAAGTCCAGCTTCAGAAGGGGGAACATCCTGAACCAGACCTTGCCCTGTATCTGTTCTCTTTTTACATTTCCAATATTGGGGAAACGGCTGTCCTCACTGCTGTCCCTGTTATCTCCCAGCAGGAAATACTCGTTGTCCTCCAGCTTAATGGGAGTGTCCGCCCTTCCTGCCAGGGACACCTGTTCCAGGCCGTCCTCGGCATTTAAAAGCTCGCCGTCAATGAATATATAACCGCCCTTAATCTGCACGGTCTCGCCGGGAAGACCGATGATCCGCTTTACATTCTTCTTGTGGTCCTCACGCTCAAATACCACGATATCAAACCGTTCCGGCTTTCCCACATCATAAATCAGGCGATTCACCAGGACCACGTCGTCCGCATCTAAAACTGGCTGCATGGAACCGCCCGACACAGGCACCTGAGTACAGAAACTGTAGACCAGGAACCAGGCACAGGCCAGGACCAACACCACATTGACCGCCCAGCGGACTGCTTTTCTCAGCCACGCCGTATCCTCATTCACATAAAAATCCATGTACCCACACCTATCTCTTAAGGCACTTCCCGGACTGCTTCCGGGTATGTCGCCTGCTTAACAAAATAGAGTTTGCATCTGCAAACTCTATTCTCACTTCCACTACCTGATTATTTAACTAATTCTCTAACCTTGGCAGCCTTACCAACCCTGTCTCTTAAGTAGTTCAGCTTTGCTCTTCTTACTTTACCCTTACGTACAACCTCTACGTTGTCAACGCTTGGGGAATGTAATGGCCAGGTCTTCTCAACGCCGATACCATTGGAGTTCTTCCTTACGGTAAAGGTCTCTCTGGCTCCGCCGTTCTGTCTCTTAATGACAGTTCCCTCGAAAATCTGGATTCTCTCGCGGTTTCCCTCTCTAATTTTGTTGTATACCTTAACGGTATCGCCAACGTTAAAGCTGGGTACGCTTTCCTTCAACTGGGCTGCTTCAATGTTCTTAATAATATCGTTCATCGTGTGAACCTCCTTCATCTATTGGATGTTCTTAATACGCCGGCAGTAAATCAGATTCACTACTCACAGTAACAGAGGACCATCTATTTCTTGTCACAACGACTTATTCTAGCATATATTGTCCCAAAATGCAAGCATTTTATGAGCTGTTTCGCCTTCCTTCTATATTCTCCTCTTTCTCCTCAGGAAGGACATACAGATGGACCTT is a window of Enterocloster clostridioformis DNA encoding:
- the rplS gene encoding 50S ribosomal protein L19; amino-acid sequence: MNDIIKNIEAAQLKESVPSFNVGDTVKVYNKIREGNRERIQIFEGTVIKRQNGGARETFTVRKNSNGIGVEKTWPLHSPSVDNVEVVRKGKVRRAKLNYLRDRVGKAAKVRELVK